A genomic stretch from Cardiocondyla obscurior isolate alpha-2009 linkage group LG10, Cobs3.1, whole genome shotgun sequence includes:
- the LOC139106105 gene encoding mucin-3B-like isoform X5 — MRIILFVVFYVAAYVARIAIGEDVVETMPRSSVRRTFERKSEAARSGISEVPVDDGIIHVINKRSRQSLLTIRTDDSPQNESNDDLKRAKRSLKKRGKRRRNSGSKITRRRNNHAGHDSGERNIPSKGTRFPIWQAPESTIAAINLDSTTNPTIMETGRNNRSSFAFQRLPLQLENLNYGRSVNKTMSPITENQSLKSRGLIDVSNNNLKRRFLLVPVSKNLYVLKNIKNIPRARINVPKQYNLLGKNENNATPAILSFKAQHDVKDVGGVYLQRGNHRIFDYDTKFLYSTLDSRVPEEAANSTENPASYPKFLYPGFALRTRSNLIGTTTESFEYVVTPRSDYANISSTNIYDDAYSTATFETYDLTDEDFKRLSTKMREDKIVTDFINDILTNTEGIDKDSQEYGISSTELTHSNFDYKDRFSYEALLGNTTADMDLSLDEDFTTVSSLLPNTDKWKKAQSNIKNTRDLLTAIKPLSSELQRLLNAVKLVNQSLSDVQNRLCDKKNVAGIKRHNKLKKATNIANSVKKVDDSDLYTGSCNSQSLDKRRIKTKVKSVTDAKTGRKTNSFLLNKLTIPFRKHGSSVNNSKVQNSRKNLLKKRRLRERGFLESKDIEKYRLSHSRFNRNLKFLAKNYEMRTKPIRQLIEAGLKETKRATAPVTRSSRFIKSNISSEINSADRHAQNYQENNQISRSITLPSNAPSFPDIFAKENSVSFSADQRDFQRNGKRTTTSEISRSDKETTVHPTDSQFYREATAYLGVLQLLDTTHVTDMRMENLTESSQLIFTTTELSALTFPPYFIKESTTTSLSTVAEEEALETTESLFVTMTSTLPLFYTTELTALPVDEAAILTTVIITEKMTVSPVAIIAEVTETPITIPITDYFTILSEPTMLLTQFLEGMTDITMKITIPVVTEISTEQTSTLIEVETVEDEVTESTSTILERTQSLFVETDTPLYTFSTVSLLKTTETEWMTATSPIELLSTIPTITKGFRTTLLESTYETLYDTTAFTSSSTVLERTGTILKTSTEVAITTLIPEDENPVAQIEKTITAEETATEIPPADGTLTPTESTISGVETTTEISTSTETTADESLTINETLTAAEIPTPAEITIVDEIPAIIKPATITEIFTSTESSTSFKTTIIKEATSAESSTTAEATVEFSTTEMSTSTETTTETLTTVETFTGASAGTLPTSSTIPTTVESTEITETAKIPTTRKRTASVKVSTSTIVETPSTIETPTITESSGTAEVPMTSTKFFAASESTMSSESTTSLKNVSPTSVPTTLTAVFTTATTESTLISSTPTTAVETVVFTLTLTTITPLEILITNATLSETPYTAISSILSTTEGTSLKTVAPTTSLETTMTTPLSPITRAMSSETPSTTFSTFLIEESTAFPVFTPSLETFETTTVSAIFTTESPTESFPAASFVTLHTTVNVTISSATANVLTTEIESAATSVVYSTVTTSSVAELPLATPVPAATETTVYDTASPSLTTFFSTETESAFSTGEPEETKKFTFERYYESTKEENLTSTTELITEEYTTWIEKETPTTYLSSTPFLTENITEATSLTIETTTSPTTASTLLIEKISTVSEATLISTETSTMPSMETSALVPTITAADASRSEKTNLEITEVSRITIRTTERSEYATIEAAVTPTPFSESILSVLITHGRPAATPEIISVLPKTTLEELTTSTTTEIPSTYSTESSSPTSFVETTVSPTVSASAAITQEIETEYYVAKEPLYEEEYEEYDEIPTGNWYDYDEYATTTKYTKLPEETTASSPFAKDTSLYVTKTSTESTTSKMFHIKGKGTTSSLETSASSIIENLTKTIATDFTMSGTKERMESTTLTFGSTEEYILPPSTVFRIPTEPLEYLTITDKYALPKNFTQTWSDITMTKFVTEPEKSSRFTLEKITVSEGATTETGVAEKLTSFIVSPALTTLTEKETFGVYTTIMSTASSEIEGAIETDYEITTSAMTEKTTPRVEPLITPETEAELIFTTTSETHEREEGKEQLLRRLEDLKNREKVMTEREEKLRQKEKQWTIEKEKCRKIMQREKEKAKNDATAASITVSYATTIVTTFITKSSFAEIQTTPFSIAEEVTYATEKTEEATTTESTTYAIDESEFVTKEPSAGSIETTTFYTGEIYTASYASEATLFNNVEEVTSEAYTAVETATDGSTFAGETEETIIFNTTETSASVKHFTGEIEEFQITNYVTFTPYATTPIVDVYNAASIETVTLYTVKEIYTPYVTFYSEPLFGSTVTSPITTATDEFITLPAATFSERFEETDAAIFTTPIWYSTEETYSVTYTDIYGEPLFTSPTFELTTTSSTSAIITTAEIKYDGEIERLKEKLRNKARELEEREQILQEEERRLEKNIIKFEKYMENFQKRKTSVTPIEKSTAVTSSSTPVPPTEKTTVKMQLTTQIKKTAEKKENRMTTKMATSQQIGMEEEKQRTKPVPEEAVTQKEEEAATKRICLNVLKSTNPLDERKRNISTKKICLPYFPDKNEEKPGNPLGRKLLALQSTRKIRRPRWNIPLETRCCKKINETIHKIGNLQLSHHEWLSNESTKPLRHFKGFTRIYTQGNATSDFQFKTSVYEHVLNYEFFQPTTMSMSNNKERKKRTDILKHDLIPSRKINYSIDDKVNVQKRDVSSPEKDSKFRLKKSTANIFSHGPTTEITEKDEFYTVNVLQLRYNENEQTHEVISAKPNEAELTETLSESKDDNHITEFRENGKITASYYKIEKKDNLKKTDKLEDETEKEIEEADDYIEDTIDNYMNYEEHETSTRMYEGLFNGKEKNGKLTESVRTSLDRAWPTEKNAMYHLGGTKFWELDFVTEPSAVLRTTTDKSKTIDVLITRTTCFDVILKSTRNSKAKSIITHRKRDVYNNRAGKNVFIANRDVSLKNITRKSGKRHKVGTKRSLAKITKKLKRDSQKLRRLNYSERSFEERRAMRFNDFRCASNEDSITAKSRKLCGVNAGKLKRQIVKHEDATGKHKKKQPAKSRALQNTNLHFLHNTDNCAANKRNKYKTAASVNSRVEKIDKKETYPNAIDHESPTALHERKIHNCNNCICNVASTVNSIKPLLNRMHFPLDEIKALNCSEYKEIQDEIVISMDSDVEEAKEFPQPRYNVESLKDQKYIKLEELEDNFNNDLELYSDRDVVSLPGLNLNLPCNQDGDGITWLSSVNRPSYTWKRTDGIALLGFVAENGDLELQNVNAKDTGNYTCVMTYMSPDNEDPVETAYEIHLQVVTLPRYVVHGESRYRVRSCDERDLDVVVTYLPMKLNSVVCEADVCNAYVLPPSCSRNRQITINILLVPSHIVKLMTIDLKQCNVFCLKAIQDKLSLTLSKNLQIFLGKTIIFRLPHYEQRLVPIVEKSSFARRKRGRVDANTFFGGSSSIGLFSGCPAGYGLRETRCVPCDVGTYSEDGISHCKRCPAGTYQPNHGARACRTCTNPMTKGCYNMLWNSFSAVMVTLASIGAMVSMCVLLVWSICCVKKKFCIKRMAGVVAREDALETEERVEEQPLIRDASENEDQWENGCRVEKKREKSYANKKRRKQDKRNRHDSTHAHENQWESHRAKNTRNICLDSYQSHDDYNYYPKRSYRKAPQLPERDFDS; from the exons ATGCGAATTATCCTTTTCGTCGTATTTTACGTTGCGGCTTATGTGGCAAGAATCGCGATTGGTGAGGATGTCGTCGAAACGATGCCAA GAAGCAGCGTGAGGCGTACGTTCGAGCGGAAAAGCGAAGCGGCGCGGAGCGGAATATCCGAAGTTCCCGTCGACGATGGAATAATCCACGTGATAAACAAGCGCAGCAGGCAATCATTGCTGACGATACGAACCGATGACTCTCCGCAAAACGAAAGCAACGACGATTTAAAACGAGCCAAGCGAAGTCTGAAAAAACGGGGAAAACGTAGGAGGAATTCGGGTTCCAAGATTACGCGTCGTCGAAATAACCACGCGGGACATGATTCCGGCGAGCGGAATATCCCGTCGAAAGGGACGAGATTTCCGATTTGGCAAGCTCCAGAATCAACGATTGCGGCAATTAATTTGGATTCCACGACGAATCCGACGATTATGGAAACGGGACGGAATAATCGATCGTCGTTCGCATTTCAAAGGCTGCCGTTGCAGCTCGAGAATTTAAACTACGGTCGCTCTGTGAATAAAACTATGTCTCCGATCACCGAGAACCAATCGCTGAAATCACGAGGACTGATCGACGTCtctaataacaatttaaagaGAAGATTCCTCCTCGTACCGGTTTCTAAGAATCTGTACGTTTTGAAGAACATCAAAAATATCCCTCGTGCAAGAATAAACGTACCTaagcaatataatttattaggaAAAAATGAGAACAATGCAACTCCGGCAATTCTCTCGTTCAAGGCGCAGCACGATGTTAAAGACGTAGGTGGAGTTTATCTTCAAAGAGGCAATCATCGTATATTCGATTACGAcacgaaatttttatactcCACTCTTGATTCTCGCGTTCCCGAGGAAGCTGCGAATTCTACAGAAAATCCGGCGTCTTATCCTAAATTCTTGTATCCAGGATTCGCGCTTCGGACTCGCTCCAATTTAATCGGCACCACTACCGAAAGCTTCGAATATGTCGTCACTCCTCGTTCGGATTACGCGAATATTTCCTCCACAAATATATACGACGACGCATATTCAACAGCTACTTTTGAAACGTATGACTTAACTGATGAAGATTTTAAGCGTCTTTCAACGAAAATGAGAGAGGACAAAATCGTAACAGATTTTATAAATGACATTTTGACTAACACCGAAGGTATAGATAAAGATAGTCAAGAATATGGAATCTCGAGTACTGAGTTAACTCATTCTAATTTTGATTACAAAGACAGGTTTAGCTATGAAGCATTACTCGGTAATACTACTGCCGATATGGATTTATCTCTCGACGAAGATTTTACAACAGTCTCATCGTTACTACCAAACACCGATAAATGGAAGAAAGCGCAgtctaatataaaaaacacaCGAGATTTATTAACAGCGATTAAACCATTGTCATCGGAGCTGCAGAGATTATTAAACGCAGTCAAGTTAGTTAATCAAAGTCTTAGCGATGTGCAAAACAGActgtgcgataaaaaaaatgtcgccGGAATCAAGAGacataataaattgaaaaaagccACGAATATTGCAAATTCAGTTAAGAAAGTTGACGATTCTGATCTCTATACAGGAAGTTGTAACAGTCAATCGTTGGACAAGAGGCGTATTAAGACCAAAGTTAAAAGTGTTACGGATGCGAAAACTGGAAGAAAAACCaatagttttcttttaaataaattgacaaTACCGTTTCGTAAACACGGCAGCTCCGTTAACAATTCAAAAGTACAGAACAGTCGCAAAAACTTGctcaaaaaaagaagattgaGGGAAAGAGGGTTCTTGGAATCTAAAGACATTGAGAAATATAGATTGTCTCACTCGAGATTTAACAGGAATCTAAAGTTCTTGGCGAAAAATTATGAGATGCGAACGAAGCCGATCAGACAGCTTATCGAAGCGGGattgaaagaaacgaaacgTGCCACAGCGCCAGTTACAAGATCgtcgcgttttattaaaagtaatatatcgAGCGAAATTAATTCTGCAGACAGGCATGCGCAAAATTATCaagaaaataatcaaataagcAGATCAATAACTTTACCAAGTAATGCGCCCTCGTTTCCGGATATATTCGCGAAGGAGAATTCAGTGAGTTTCTCGGCAGATCAACGAGATTTTCAACGCAACGGAAAGAGAACAACGACGAGCGAAATATCTCGTTCCGATAAAGAAACCACAGTTCATCCTACTGACTCGCAATTTTACAGGGAAGCAACTGCTTATCTCGGCGTACTTCAATTGCTGGACACGACTCACGTAACTGATATGCGGATGGAAAATTTAACGGAATCGTCACAGCTGATCTTTACAACCACAGAACTTTCTGCTCTAACGTTTCCGCCGTACTTTATCAAGGAATCGACAACTACGAGTTTAAGTACCGTCGCAGAGGAAGAGGCTCTTGAGACAACCGAATCATTGTTCGTTACGATGACATCTACGTTACCATTATTTTATACGACGGAATTAACAGCACTTCCGGTTGACGAAGCCGCAATCTTGACTACTGTAATTATTACGGAGAAAATGACTGTATCACCTGTCGCGATCATCGCCGAAGTAACCGAGACTCCTATTACAATTCCAATAACagattattttacaatcttGAGTGAACCCACCATGCTCTTGACTCAATTTTTAGAAGGTATGACGGATATTACTATGAAAATTACGATTCCTGTAGTTACAGAAATTTCAACCGAACAAACGTCTACGCTAATTGAGGTCGAAACTGTGGAAGACGAAGTTACGGAAAGCACATCGACAATTTTAGAGAGAACGCAGAGTTTATTCGTGGAAACAGATACGCCTTTATATACGTTTTCGACAGTATCATTACTTAAAACTACGGAAACAGAATGGATGACTGCTACGTCTCCTATCGAGTTACTTTCAACAATTCCGACGATTACTAAAGGATTTCGAACTACATTATTAGAATCCACTTATGAGACTTTGTACGATACGACGGCATTTACAAGTTCCTCTACAGTTTTAGAAAGAACGGGAACGATTTTAAAGACATCGACGGAAGTTGCAATAACTACTTTAATACCAGAGGATGAGAATCCAGTGGCACAAATTGAGAAAACTATAACCGCGGAAGAAACGGCGACGGAAATTCCGCCGGCGGACGGAACTCTAACGCCTACTGAAAGTACAATATCTGGCGTCGAAACAACTACTGAAATTTCAACGTCTACAGAAACTACAGCGGATGAAAGTTTAACAATTAATGAAACTTTAACAGCTGCGGAAATACCAACGCCTGCCGAAATTACAATAGTCGACGAAATACCAGCGATTATAAAACCTGCGACGATCACAGAAATTTTTACGTCTACTGAATCTTCGACAAGTTTTAAAACTACAATTATTAAAGAGGCTACAAGCGCCGAGTCTTCAACCACTGCTGAGGCGACCGTCGAATTTTCGACCACCGAGATGTCAACGTCTACGGAAACTACAACTGAAACTTTAACGACCGTCGAAACTTTTACCGGAGCTTCAGCTGGCACGCTGCCAACAAGTAGCACAATTCCAACGACTGTAGAAAGTACAGAAATTACGGAAACTGCCAAAATTCCAACGACTAGAAAAAGAACTGCGAGCGTTAAAGTTTCAACGTCAACAATTGTGGAAACTCCGTCAACTATTGAAACTCCAACGATTACCGAAAGTTCAGGAACCGCAGAAGTTCCGATGACTTCGACTAAGTTCTTTGCAGCGTCAGAGAGTACAATGTCATCTGAGTCGACGAcgtctttaaaaaatgtttctccAACTTCAGTCCCGACTACTTTAACCGCAGTTTTTACCACGGCAACAACCGAGAGTACTTTAATTTCTTCGACGCCTACAACTGCCGTGGAAACCGTAGTTTTTACGTTAACATTAACGACGATAACGCCGTTAGAAATACTAATTACAAATGCTACGCTGAGTGAAACGCCGTATACCGCAATTTCTAGCATACTTTCGACTACGGAAGGAACTTCTCTTAAAACTGTAGCTCCAACTACGTCATTGGAGACAACAATGACAACTCCCTTATCGCCGATTACGAGAGCGATGTCGAGCGAAACGCCGAGCACCACGTTTTCCACGTTCTTAATAGAAGAGTCTACAGCTTTCCCAGTATTTACGCCTTCACTCGAGACATTTGAGACTACGACCGTGTCGGCAATTTTTACAACAGAGTCTCCAACCGAATCATTCCCGGCTGCGTCATTTGTCACATTACACACGACCGTAAATGTGACAATTTCCAGTGCAACGGCTAACGTACTTACAACAGAGATCGAGAGTGCAGCCACCTCGGTCGTATATTCAACAGTAACAACGTCTTCTGTCGCTGAACTTCCACTCGCTACGCCTGTTCCAGCGGCTACTGAAACAACGGTTTACGATACTGCTTCTCCTTCGCTcactacatttttttcaacagAGACCGAAAGCGCATTTTCCACGGGAGAGCCTGAAGAAACCAAGAAATTTACTTTCGAACGTTATTACGAAAGTACGAAAGAAGAAAACCTGACGAGTACGACCGAATTAATAACGGAGGAATATACGACTTGGATTGAGAAAGAAACCCCGACGACGTATCTTTCGTCGACTCCTTTTCTCACCGAAAATATCACAGAAGCAACTTCCCTCACAATCGAAACGACTACTTCGCCTACAACTGCGTCGACTTTGTTGATTGAAAAAATATCGACGGTTTCGGAAGCTACGTTAATTTCAACTGAAACAAGTACGATGCCGTCGATGGAGACAAGTGCTTTGGTGCCAACGATAACTGCGGCAGACGCTTCTCGTTCGGAAAAAACTAATCTAGAAATTACAGAGGTGAGTCGGATAACAATAAGAACTACCGAAAGATCAGAATATGCAACAATAGAAGCCGCAGTTACGCCTACTCCATTTTCTGAATCTATTTTATCAGTATTAATCACACACGGAAGACCTGCCGCTACGCCGGAAATTATTTCCGTATTGCCGAAGACTACGCTAGAAGAGCTTACGACGTCAACGACAACCGAAATTCCATCGACGTACTCCACCGAAAGTAGTTCACCAACGTCTTTCGTCGAAACGACAGTGAGCCCTACCGTTTCGGCTTCGGCGGCGATCACACAAGAAATTGAAACGGAGTATTACGTGGCGAAAGAGCCGTTGTACGAAGAGGAATATGAAGAATACGACGAGATCCCGACCGGCAACTGGTACGATTACGACGAATACGCAACCACGACGAAGTATACGAAATTGCCTGAAGAAACGACAGCGAGTTCGCCTTTTGCCAAAGATACATCTTTGTACGTAACGAAGACCTCGACTGAGTCAACTACGTCGAAAATGTTTCATATTAAAGGCAAAGGAACCACTTCTAGTTTAGAAACGTCCGCGTCGAGCATAATTGAGAACTTAACGAAAACGATTGCGACTGATTTTACAATGTCCGGTACAAAAGAAAGGATGGAATCAACGACGTTAACTTTCGGATCCACCGAAGAGTACATTCTTCCCCCTTCGACAGTTTTCAGAATTCCGACGGAACCCCTTGAGTATCTAACGATTACGGACAAGTATGCGCTGCCGAAAAATTTCACGCAAACGTGGAGCGATATTACCATGACGAAATTTGTAACGGAGCCTGAAAAAAGTTCGAGATTTACGTTGGAGAAGATCACGGTTTCGGAAGGAGCTACGACGGAGACTGGAGTCGCGGAGAAATTGACTTCTTTCATCGTTTCACCGGCGTTGACGACGTTAACGGAAAAGGAAACATTTGGGGTGTATACAACGATCATGAGTACCGCGTCTTCCGAAATCGAGGGTGCTATCGAGACCGACTACGAAATTACCACTTCGGCAATGACGGAAAAAACTACTCCACGTGTCGAACCACTCATCACACCCGAAACTGAAgcggaattaatatttacaacaaCGAGCGAAACTCACGAACGAGAAGAAGGCAAAGAGCAATTGCTACGACGACTTGAGGATCTCAAAAATCGTGAGAAGGTAATGacggagagagaagagaagctGAGACAGAAGGAAAAACAGTGGACTATAGAGAAGGagaaatgtagaaaaataatgcaacGCGAGAAGGAAAAAGCGAAGAATGATGCAACGGCGGCTAGTATAACAGTAAGTTACGCTACGACTATCGTTACC acgTTTATCACCAAGTCGAGCTTCGCCGAAATTCAGACGACACCGTTTAGTATCGCAGAAGAAGTAACGTACGCTACGGAGAAAACGGAGGAAGCAACTACGACGGAAAGTACAACGTATGCCATAGATGAGAGCGAATTTGTTACAAAAGAACCGAG CGCCGGTTCAATCGAAACCACGACTTTTTACACCGGAGAAATATATACCGCAAGTTATGCGTCTGAAGCAACTCTGTTCAACAACGTAGAGGAAGTTACATCCGAGGCATATACCGCAGTGGAAACAGCTACAGACGGAAGTACATTTGCAGGAGAAACAGAGGagacaattatatttaacactACGGAGACGAGCGCCTCTGTTAAACATTTCACGGGAGAGATAGAGGAATTCCAAATTACGAATTACGTTACCTTTACGCCGTACGCCACTACGCCTATCGTGGACGTTTATAACGCTGCTTCAATCGAAACTGTGACTCTTTACACCGtcaaagaaatatatacgCCTTACGTAACTTTTTATAGCGAACCTTTATTCGGTTCTACTGTTACTAGCCCAATTACGACGGCCACCGATGAGTTTATTACGTTGCCCGCTGCTACATTCAGTGAAAGATTTGAGGAAACCGATGCAGCTATATTTACAACTCCAATTTGGTACTCTACAGAAGAAACGTACTCTGTGACTTATACAGACATTTATGGCGAACCTTTATTCACTTCACCAACATTCGAGCTTACAACTACTTCATCGACGTCGGCTATTATTACGACTGCGGAGATAAAATACGACGGCGAAATAGAAAGGCTGAAAGAAAAGCTGCGAAACAAAGCGCGCGAATTAGAAGAAAGAGAACAGATTTTACAGGAAGAGGAGAGGagattggaaaaaaatataataaaatttgaaaaatacatGGAAAATTTTCAGAAGAGAAAAACGTCAGTCACACCGATCGAAAAATCGACTGCAGTTACAAGTTCATCAACGCCAGTACCGCCGACTGAAAAGACCACTGTCAAAATGCAATTAACAACGCAGATTAAAAAAACAgctgaaaagaaagaaaatcgaATGACTACGAAAATGGCAACTTCCCAACAGATAGGAATGGAAGAAGAGAAGCAACGAACAAAGCCCGTACCTGAAGAAGCCGTAACACAAAAGGAAGAGGAGGCAGCGACGAAACGAATATGTTTGAACGTTCTAAAAAGTACAAATCCTttagatgaaagaaaaagaaacatctCGACGAAAAAGATCTGCCTGCCGTATTTTCCTGACAAAAATGAAGAGAAGCCAGGCAATCCGTTAGGAAGGAAACTCCTCGCTTTGCAAAGTACGAGAAAAATCAGAAGACCGAGATGGAATATTCCGTTAGAGACTCGATGTTGCAAGAAAATAAACGAGACCATACATAAGATCGGCAATCTGCAATTGTCACACCACGAATGGCTGAGCAATGAGTCCACAAAGCCACTGCGACACTTTAAAGGTTTTACTAGAATCTACACGCAAGGAAACGCGACGAGCGACTTTCAATTTAAAACGTCGGTATATGAACACGTTCTTAATTATGAATTCTTTCAACCAACTACAATGTCTATGTCGAATAACAAGGAGCGTAAAAAGAGAACAGATATCTTAAAACATGATTTAATTCCTtccagaaaaattaattattccatcGACGATAAAGTAAATGTTCAAAAAAGAGACGTTTCGTCGCCGGAGAAAGATTCGAAATTTCGATTGAAGAAAAGTACAGCGAATATTTTCAGTCACGGGCCAACGACCGAAATAACCGAGAAAGATGAATTTTACACGGTGAATGTGCTACAACTCAGATACAACGAGAACGAACAAACGCATGAAGTAATATCTGCTAAACCAAACGAAGCTGAGCTAACAGAGACTTTATCTGAATCAAAGGATGACAATCATATAACTGAATTTagagaaaatggaaaaattacggcatcatattataaaattgaaaaaaaagataatttaaaaaaaactgacaAACTAGAAGATGAaacggagaaagaaatagaagaagcTGACGACTATATCGAGGATACGATAGACA aTTATATGAATTATGAGGAACACGAAACATCGACACGGATGTATGAGGGACTTTTTAACGGCAAGGAGAAGAATGGGAAATTGACAGAAAGTGTGAGAACATCGTTAGATCGAGCGTGGCCCACTGAGAAAAATGCAATGTATCATTTAGGCGGCACTAAGTTTTGGGAACTCGACTTTGTTACGGAACCGTCAGCTGTGTTACGTACGACGACTGATAAGAGCAAAACTATCGACGTATTAATCACCAGGACGACCTGCTTCGACGTTATTCTTAAAAGCACAAGAAATAGTAAGGCGAAGTCTATTATAACTCATCGCAAACGGGATGTTTATAACAATAGAGCgggaaaaaatgtttttatcgCTAACCGAGACGTCagtcttaaaaatattacgagaaaAAGTGGGAAGCGTCATAAGGTAGGAACGAAACGATCCCTGGCGAAGATaacgaagaaattaaaacgtgaTTCGCAAAAGTTGCGCAGATTGAATTATTCCGAGCGAAGTTTCGAGGAAAGGAGAGCGATGAGATTTAACGATTTCCGGTGCGCCAGCAATGAAGATTCAATAACGGCGAAAAGCCGCAAATTGTGCGGCGTTAATGCGGGCAAATTGAAGCGTCAAATTGTTAAGCACGAAGATGCTACAGGCAAACACAAAAAGAAGCAACCGGCGAAATCGCGAGCATTGCAAAACACTAATTTACACTTCCTTCATAATACAGATAATTGTGCCGCGaacaaaagaaacaaatataaaactgcGGCGAGCGTAAATTCTCGAGTGGAAAAAATCGACAAGAAAGAGACGTATCCTAATGCCATCGATCACGAATCACCGACTGCGTTGCATGAAAGAAAAATCCataattgtaacaattgcATTTGCAATGTAGCGAGTACAGTTAACAGCATCAAACCTTTATTGAACAGAATGCATTTTCCGTTAGACGAAATTAAAGCGCTTAATTGCAGCGAGTATAAAGAGATTCAGGATGAAATAGTGATCTCGATGGATTCCGACGTCGAAGAGGCTAAGGAATTTCCACAACCGCGTTATAACGTCGAGTCGCTGAAGGATCAGAAATATATCAAGCTGGAAGAGCTGGAggacaattttaataacgactTGGAACTCTATAGCG atcGCGACGTGGTTTCGCTGCCCGGTCTTAATCTGAATTTACCCTGTAATCAAGACGGCGATGGTATCACCTGGCTGTCGAGCGTCAACAGACCGAGTTACACGTGGAAAAGAACAGACGGTATCGCGCTCTTGG GTTTCGTGGCGGAGAACGGCGATCTAGAATTGCAAAACGTGAACGCGAAGGATACGGGAAACTACACCTGCGTGATGACGTATATGAGCCCTGACAACGAGGATCCTGTGGAAACTGCTTATGAAATCCACTTGCAAG TTGTAACGCTGCCACGGTACGTCGTGCACGGGGAAAGTCGTTATCGCGTACGATCTTGCGACGAGAGGGATCTGGATGTCGTAGTGACGTATCTACCTATGAAACTGAATAGCGTTGTGTGCGAAGCGGATGTCTGTAACGCTTACGTTTTACCGCCGTCTTGTTCCCGGAATCGA cagattacaataaatattctacTGGTACCATCACACATCGTTAAATTGATGACGATCGATCTCAAACAATGCAACGTCTTTTGCCTCAAAGCGATTCAAGATAAACTCTCGCTGACGCTGAGTAAAaacttgcaaatttttctcgGAAAAACCA TTATTTTCAGATTACCGCATTACGAGCAGAGGTTGGTACCGATCGTCGAAAAATCATCGTTCGCGAGACGGAAACGAGGAAGGGTTGATGCAAATACCTTTTTTGGAGGATCCAGCAGTATCGGGTTGTTCTCCGGCTGTCCAGCAGGATACGGTCTTCGTGAAACTCGTTGCG TTCCTTGCGACGTGGGCACTTACAGCGAGGACGGAATATCTCACTGTAAAAGATGCCCAGCCGGCACATATCAACCGAATCACGGCGCCCGAGCTTGTCGTACATGCACTAATCCAATGACGAAAGGATGTTATAATATG CTCTGGAATTCATTTTCCGCCGTAATGGTAACTTTAGCGAGTATCGGCGCGATGGTGTCGATGTGCGTGCTGTTGGTATGGTCAATTTGCtgcgttaaaaagaaattctgtATAAAACGAATGGCCGGTGTCGTCGCCCGGGAAGACGCGCTTGAAACAGAA GAACGCGTGGAGGAACAGCCGTTAATTAGGGACGCGAGTGAGAACGAAGATCAATGGGAAAACGGGTGCAGAgttgaaaagaaaagggagaagtcttacgcaaataaaaaacgtCGGAAGCAAGACAAAAGGAACAGACACGACAGCACGCAC GCACACGAGAACCAGTGGGAATCACATCGCGCAAAAAATACTCGGAATATTTGCCTGGACTCTTATCAATCTCACGACGATTACAACT ATTATCCAAAACGGTCATATCGTAAAGCACCACAACTTCCAGAACGTGATTTTGATTCATGA